In Bacillus weihaiensis, the genomic stretch TTGGCCAGATGGTTACAGAAAACCAATATAACTTAAAACAAGGCTTTGAATTTGATCAAAATCGCTTTTACCAATATGCAGATGTTGTAACAGGTAAAGATCAAAAATATGTTGATTGTGATGATGAAAATGGATGGTGCTAAGCAGTGGTAAATCCACTGCTCTTTTTGCCATTATTATGTAACGATAAAGATTTGTCAAAAATCATGAAAATAAAGGGAAACAACCTCGACAAATCGAATAAGGTATAGAAAGATTCTTATTTCAAAAAACAGGTGATGGCTATGTCGTTAGTTGAGGTTGAAAAAGTAATAATTGTTGAAGGTAAGTCAGATAAAAAGAAAGTATTACATGTGCTAGCAGAACAAATTGAAATTATCTGTACAAACGGTACAATTAGCTTATCAAAAATGGATGAACTTATTGATGAATTATATTTAAAAGATGTTTATATTTTAGTTGATTCAGATGATGCAGGCGATCGACTCAGAAAACAATTTAAGCGAGAGTTTCCAGAAGCATCTCATCTTTATATTGATAAAACCTACAGAGAAGTTGCAACTGCACCTGATCAACATATAGCATCAGTTCTACTAAGTGCCAATATAGACGTTAATGCGAAATATCTATAAAAGGGGAAATATCAGCTAGTTATGAAAGAGTGGAATGAAAAAAAATTACTAATAAACGATAAAGGGCTTATGTTGCTCTATTTGTATACCCCGATGTGTGGTACATGCCAGTTGGCAAAGAAAATGTTGACAGTAGTTGATGAATTAATTTCGACAACAATCTACCAAGTGAATTTAAATTATTTTCCAGAAGATGCAAAAGCTTTAGGGATAGAAAGTGTTCCATGCATGCTTGTTTATCAAGATGGAATCCTAAAAGAAAAAGTCTATGCCTTTCAATCAGTCGCACATCTTTATGAATTAGTAAAAGCTTATCACTAATATGTGACATATTTCTCGGGAAATATATGTTTAAAGC encodes the following:
- a CDS encoding YusG family protein; translation: MSIQKQRLDITDRVVGKFGDGQLNLYLEKEKIGQMVTENQYNLKQGFEFDQNRFYQYADVVTGKDQKYVDCDDENGWC
- a CDS encoding toprim domain-containing protein — its product is MSLVEVEKVIIVEGKSDKKKVLHVLAEQIEIICTNGTISLSKMDELIDELYLKDVYILVDSDDAGDRLRKQFKREFPEASHLYIDKTYREVATAPDQHIASVLLSANIDVNAKYL
- a CDS encoding thioredoxin family protein, which produces MKEWNEKKLLINDKGLMLLYLYTPMCGTCQLAKKMLTVVDELISTTIYQVNLNYFPEDAKALGIESVPCMLVYQDGILKEKVYAFQSVAHLYELVKAYH